From the genome of Tsukamurella pulmonis:
CCCCATCCCGAGAGCGCGGGCGCGCAACGGCAGCAGCTCCGGGCAGATCAGCCAGAAGACCGGGCCCAAGCCGAAGCCGAAGGCGAAGGTGTACAGGAAGACACAGCCGATCGCGAGGACCGGGACATCGGGGAACAGGGCGACCCCGACCGTGGGCAGCACTTGACCGAGCAGGCTCGCGATCAGCAGCGGTTTGCGGCCCATCCGATCCACGAGCGGCAGCGAGATCGCCGTCGACAGCACCAGGGCGATGCCCACCATGTAGTTGGCGACGGTGCCGGCGGAGCCGTTGCCGGTGTGCTCGAAGATGATCGGCGCGTAGTACACCACCGAGTTGATACCGGTGAAGACCTGGAAGAAGGTGAGGACGAGCGCGATCGTCAGGGCGGGGCGATAGAGGCCGGTGAAGAGCTCCCGGAAGCCGGCGGACTGCTCGTGCAGGCTCTGTTCGATCTCGCGGCTCTCCCGGCGCGCCTCCCCGGCATCGCCCCGGAGCCGTCCGAGGACCGTCTCCGCCCGGGCGACCTCACCGCGCATGATCAGCCACCGCGGGCTCGCCGGCGCGATCACCATGCCCACCATGAAGATCAGTGCCGGCACCGCGCCGAGGCCGAGGATCCACCGCCACTGCCCCGAGGGTGTGAAGGCGCTCCCCACGACGTACGCGGCCAGAATGCCGACGTTGACCGAGAGCTGATACAGCGCGGTGAGCGTGCCGCGCACCCGCTTCGGCGCGAGCTCGCTCAGGTAGATCAGGCCGAACTGGTTGGCGATGCCGCAGGCGAAGCCGAGGACCAACCGGGACACCGTCAGCGTGGTCACGTCGGGCGCGAGGGCGCAGCCGAGCGAGCCGGCGATGAACAGTGCGCCGCAGAGGATCAACAGGTGCCGCCGGTCGTACCGGCGGGCGGCCAGGGTCGCGGCGATGATCGCGGGAAGCGCTCCGAAGAGCAACATGCTCGTCAGGAGCCCCTGCCCATCGGCGTCGAGACCGAACTGTGCGGTGATGAGCGGGAGCGCCCCCGACATCGACCCGGAGTCGTAGCCGTAGAGGATCCCGGACATGCCACCGAGCACTGCGATCGCGTACACCACCCGCGGGATCGGCGTCGTTGTGTCGGGAGTCACAGAATCCGACTGTAAACATCGGAGGTCTCTGGGTCAACCGCCTGCGTTCATCCGTCGCCGAGTCGTACAGTTGCAGAAAGTACCGCTCAATGATCGGAGGACTCATGCGCCGCCAGGTACCGAAGGTGCGAGATCTCGCGCCGCTCATGCGCGTCAGGGCGCCCCGGTTCGACCGCCGCACCGCCCGGCTGGAGGATGCGCAGACCATCGGGGATCTGCGCCGGATCGCTCAGCGGCGCACCCCGCGCGCCGCCTTCGACTACACCGACGGCGCCGCGGAGGCCGAGCTCTCGCTGGCCCGGGCGCGGCAGGCCTTCGCCGACATCGAGTTCCACCCGCAGATCCTGCGCGACGTCGCCGAGGTCGACACCGCGCGCACCGTGCTGGGCGGCCCGTCTGCCCTCCCGTTCGCGATCGCCCCCACCGGCTTCACCCGGATGATGCAGACCGAGGGCGAGCTGGCGGGCGTGCGGGCCGCCACCCGCGCCGGCATCCCGTTCTCCCTGTCCACCATGGGGACCGCGTCCATCGAGGAGGTCGCTTCCGCCGCATCGGACATCGCGCCCGCCGGAACCCGCGGGAGACAGTGGTTCCAGCTCTACATGTGGCGCGACCGGGACCGCTCGATGGCGCTGGTCGACCGCGCCGCGAAGGCGGGCTACGACACACTGCTCGTCACCGTCGACGTCCCCGTCGCCGGGGCTCGACTGCGGGACAAGCGCAACGGCATGACGATTCCGCCCGCGCTCACCCTGCGCACCATCATCGACGCGGTGCCGCGCCCCCACTGGTGGATCGACTTCCTCACCACCGAGCCGCTCTCGTTCGCCTCGCTGGACCGCTGGTCGGGCACCGTCGGCGAACTCCTGGACTCGATGTTCGACCCGACCGTCGACTACACCGATCTGGCGTGGATCACGGAGCAGTGGCCGGGCAAGGTGGTGGTCAAGGGTGTGCAGACGCTCGAGGACGCGCGCCGCTGCGCCGAGCTCGGCGTCGACGGCATCATCCTGTCCAATCACGGTGGGCGCCAGCTCGACCGGGCCCCCGTTCCGTTCCACCTGCTTCCGGCGGTCGCCGCGGAACTCGGCGACTCGACGGAGATCCTGCTGGACACCGGCATCATGTCGGGCGCCGACATCGTCGCGGCGATCGCGCTCGGTGCGCGCAGCACGCTGGTCGGCCGCGCCTACCTGTACGGCCTCATGGCGGGCGGCGAGGCCGGCGTGGAGCGCGCGATCACCATCCTCGGCGACGAGGTGCGTCGTACGATGCGGCTGCTCGGCGCCAACTCGCTCGACGAGCTCGGCCCCGGCCACGTCACCCAGCTGACTCGCATGCAGCCGCTCCCCCGCCCCGGCCAGGAGGTCCGCCGATGAGCGAGACGATCGCCCTGCACACGCGCCTGCGTGCCGGCGCCGAGGAGCAGTACGACCGGGTGCACGCGATGATCCCCGCCGAGCTCGACGGTGCGCTGCGGGAGGCGGGTGTGCGCTCGTGGCGGATCTGGCGCGACGGCCGGGAGCTCTTCCACCTCGTCGAGGTCGACGACTACCGGGCGATGCGGCACCACCTCGCCGACCACCCCGCGAACGTCCCCTGGCAGGCGCGGATGGCGGAACTGCTCGAGGTGGAGGACGACTACTCCGGCGACGACCGCGGCATCCCGCTGGTGTGGGCGCTGCCGTCGGATCGATGATCGTCGACGCGCACCATCACCTCTGGGACCGGACCCGGGACGACCACGGCTGGCTCGATGCGCCCGGGCTGGAGGCGATCCGACGCGATTTCGGCACCGACGACCTCGCGGCCGCGGCCGCCGGAGCGGTCACGACGACCGTCGCCGTCCAAGCGCTGCACTCCTCCGCCGAAACGCACTCGCTGCTCGCGGCCGCCCGCCCCGTCGCGGGTGTCGTCGGCTGGGTGGATCTCGCCTCGTCGCGCTGCGACGAGCGGCTCAGTGCTCTCGTCGCCGGCCCCGGCGGCGAGAAGCTCCGTGGCATCAGGCATCTCGTCCAGGACGAGCCGGATCCGCAGTGGCTGCTGCGCCCTCGCGTCGCCCGCGGGCTGCGTACCGTCGCCGACCGTGGACTGGTCTTCGACCTCCTCGTCCGGCGGCCGCAGCGGAGCGCCGGCCTGGAGTCGGCGCGCTCGCTGCCCGACGTCCCGTTCGTGATCGATCACGCCGGGAAGCCGGACATCGGCGCCGGCGAGTGGGATGCGTGGGCGGCGTGGATCGACGCGATGGCCGCGTTGCCGAACGTCACCTGCAAGTTGTCGGGACTGGTCACCGAGTGCCCACCGCGGCGATGGAGCCGCGCCCTCATCGCACCGTACGCCCGGCACGTGCTCGACACCTTCGGAGCGGACCGCGTGCTCTTCGGCTCCGACTGGCCGGTGTGCCTGCTGCAGGCGTCGTACGCGCAGGTGCTGGAGCTGACCGTCGACCTGCTCGACGGCGCCTCCCCCACGGAACGCGACGCGGTGCTCGGCGGGACGGCCCGGCGGGTGTACCGGCTCTGAAACGGGCTCTCCCCTCCGGCGCGGCGGGGGCAGGCGCAACGGAGGGGAGAGCGAGTAGGCCGCCCACAGGCGGCCGGGTCTAGGCGCCGAGAACGGCCTTGCGCAGGTCGGGGCGGCGCAGGAACATGGCGACCCAGATGAGCACGCCCACGTACACGCCCGAGAGCACGAAGCCGGCGATCGGCTGCTCGGCGCGGAGGTTGATCGCGACGGCGCCGCCGAGGTAGCCGGTGAGATAGATCGCGCCGATCACCGCGGTCCGCGGGATGGTCCACAGGATCACCCCGACGAGGAGTACCAGCCCGATCACGAGGATGTGCTTCTCCTGGAAGCCGAGCTTGAGCGTCCCGTCGATGACGGCCTGCGGCTCGGTCAGCTTGCCCACCACGTCGAAGACCAGGAACGCCCAGATCAGCACGGTCAGCACCATGCCCGCGATCCAGGACTTCGATCGTCCCGCCCACGGCTTCGCGGCGGACGGTGCGGTGGCGGTCGCGGCGGTCATGGCAGCTCCTCGGTTCCGTGTTCACGGCGTGAACATCAGGCAATGTTCACACCGTACACACGGGTGATCTGCGCGTCAACAGCTGCGACCGCGCCGGCTCGCGCGGAGATTCCTGCGGTTTCCGCGGGCGGATCGCAGGCCGCGGCCGCGGAAACCGCAGGAAACGTCTCGCGGGCCCGCACGCCGCTCCGATCCGCTGCCGAAACCCGGGCCCACCGCACACCGTCGGACATGAAAACGGCCCCCGACCTGCATACGCAGATCGGGGGCCGAGTTCAGGACCGATTACCGGTAGCCGTCGGAGAAGCCGTAGTCGTCGAGCGGCACCGCGGCGCCGGACGGGGCGCCGAACGCACCCTCCGGGCCGTAGTACTGGTCGTCGAAGGTCGGCACCGAGTACGCGGCCGCGCGGGCCTCCTCGGTCGGCTGCACCTGGATGTTCCGGTACTTGTTGATGCCCGTACCGGCCGGGATGAGCTTACCGATGATGACGTTCTCCTTGAGGCCCACCAGCTTGTCGGAGCGGGTGTTGATCGCGGCGTCCGTGAGCACGCGGGTGGTCTCCTGGAAGGAGGCCGCCGACAGCCACGAGTCGGTCGCGAGCGAGGCCTTGGTGATGCCCATGAGCACCGGCCGGCCGGCCGCGGGCTCGCCGCCCTCGGCCACGACGCGACGGTTCTCGGACTCGAACTCGGAACGCTCGGTGAGCGAGCCGGGCAGGAACTCCGTGGAACCCGAGTCGATGATCGTCACGCGACGCAGCATCTGACGGACGATCGTCTCGATGTGCTTGTCGTGGATCGACACACCCTGCGACCGGTACACCTCCTGGACCTCGTTGACCAGGTGCACCTGCACCTGACGCGGGCCCATGACGCGCAGCACCTCGTGCGGATCGGCAGCGCCCTCGAGGAGCTGCTGGCCCACCTGCACGTGGTCACCGTCGGCCAGCAGGCGCTCGGTGCCGTCCTCGTGCTTGAACACGCGGAGGCGCTGGCGCTTGCTGATCTTGTCGTACACGACCTCTTCGCTGCCGTCGTCCGGCGTGATGGTGATCGTGTAGAACCGGTCGTCGTCCTCCAGGCGGATGCGGCCGGAGACCTCGGCGATCGGGGCCTTGCCCTTGGGGACACGGGCCTCGAACAGCTCGGTGACTCGCGGCAGACCGCCGGTGATGTCGTCACCGACGCCACCCTGGTGGAAGGTACGCATGGTCAGCTGGGTACCGGGCTCACCGATCGACTGCGCGGCGACGATACCGACGGCCTCGCCGATGTCGACGAGCTTGCCGGTCGCCATCGAGCGGCCGTAGCAGGTGGCGCAGACACCGGTGCCGGTGGTGCAGGTGAGCACGGAGCGCACCTTCACCTCCGCGATGCCGGCCTCGAGCAGCGCCTCGATCTGGGGGTCGCCCAGGTCGTGACCGCGCTCGACCACGACGGTGCCGTCCTTGGCCACCGCGTCCTCGGCGATCGTGCGGGCGTACGCCGAGGTCTCGACGTGCGCGTCGCGGATCAGCGAACCGTCCGCCTGCACCTCGGCCAGCGGCACGACGATGCCACGGCTGGTGCCGCAGTCGGTCTCACGGACGATGACGTCCTGCGAGACGTCCACCAGACGACGGGTCAGGTAACCCGAGTCGGCGGTGCGCAGCGCGGTATCGGCCAGACCCTTACGAGCACCGTGGGTGTTGATGAAGTACTCCAGCACCGTCAGGCCCTCGCGGAACGAGGACTTGATCGGACGCGGGATGAACTCACCCTTCGGGTTCGTCACCAGGCCCTTCATGCCGGCCAGGTTGCGGACCTGCGTCAGGTTACCGGTGGCGCCCGACTTCGGGATCATGATGATCGGGTTGTCGGCGGGGTAGAAGTCGTCGATCGCCTTACCGACCTCCTCCGTCGCCTGCTTCCAGATCTCCACCAGCGCGTCGCGACGCTCACCCGAGGTGAGGGCACCGCGGGCGTACTTGCGCTCGATGCCGTCGGCGCGCTCCTCGTAGTGATCGAGGATGCCCTTCTTGCTCGGCGGAACGAGCACGTCGGACATCGAGACCGTCACGCCCGAACGCGTGGCCCAGTAGAAGCCGGCGTCCTTGAGCTTGTCGACGGTCTGCGCGACCACGATCATCGGGTAGCGCTCGGCCAGATCGTTGATGATCACGGCCTGACGCTTCTTCGGCATCTGCTCGTCCACGAACGGGTAGTCCGCGGGGAGCAGCTCGTTGAACAGCACGCGGCCCAGGGTGGTCTCGGCCGTCCA
Proteins encoded in this window:
- a CDS encoding amidohydrolase family protein yields the protein MIVDAHHHLWDRTRDDHGWLDAPGLEAIRRDFGTDDLAAAAAGAVTTTVAVQALHSSAETHSLLAAARPVAGVVGWVDLASSRCDERLSALVAGPGGEKLRGIRHLVQDEPDPQWLLRPRVARGLRTVADRGLVFDLLVRRPQRSAGLESARSLPDVPFVIDHAGKPDIGAGEWDAWAAWIDAMAALPNVTCKLSGLVTECPPRRWSRALIAPYARHVLDTFGADRVLFGSDWPVCLLQASYAQVLELTVDLLDGASPTERDAVLGGTARRVYRL
- a CDS encoding L-rhamnose mutarotase, whose product is MSETIALHTRLRAGAEEQYDRVHAMIPAELDGALREAGVRSWRIWRDGRELFHLVEVDDYRAMRHHLADHPANVPWQARMAELLEVEDDYSGDDRGIPLVWALPSDR
- a CDS encoding DoxX family protein, which codes for MTAATATAPSAAKPWAGRSKSWIAGMVLTVLIWAFLVFDVVGKLTEPQAVIDGTLKLGFQEKHILVIGLVLLVGVILWTIPRTAVIGAIYLTGYLGGAVAINLRAEQPIAGFVLSGVYVGVLIWVAMFLRRPDLRKAVLGA
- a CDS encoding sugar porter family MFS transporter produces the protein MTPDTTTPIPRVVYAIAVLGGMSGILYGYDSGSMSGALPLITAQFGLDADGQGLLTSMLLFGALPAIIAATLAARRYDRRHLLILCGALFIAGSLGCALAPDVTTLTVSRLVLGFACGIANQFGLIYLSELAPKRVRGTLTALYQLSVNVGILAAYVVGSAFTPSGQWRWILGLGAVPALIFMVGMVIAPASPRWLIMRGEVARAETVLGRLRGDAGEARRESREIEQSLHEQSAGFRELFTGLYRPALTIALVLTFFQVFTGINSVVYYAPIIFEHTGNGSAGTVANYMVGIALVLSTAISLPLVDRMGRKPLLIASLLGQVLPTVGVALFPDVPVLAIGCVFLYTFAFGFGLGPVFWLICPELLPLRARALGMGVITFTQYLLNAVSSRWFPSFLEAVGTTSFLLFAVLSLLGAAYVWRFVPETRGKSLEEIEEYWREKDSASAENLALSTEGRR
- a CDS encoding alpha-hydroxy acid oxidase, with product MRRQVPKVRDLAPLMRVRAPRFDRRTARLEDAQTIGDLRRIAQRRTPRAAFDYTDGAAEAELSLARARQAFADIEFHPQILRDVAEVDTARTVLGGPSALPFAIAPTGFTRMMQTEGELAGVRAATRAGIPFSLSTMGTASIEEVASAASDIAPAGTRGRQWFQLYMWRDRDRSMALVDRAAKAGYDTLLVTVDVPVAGARLRDKRNGMTIPPALTLRTIIDAVPRPHWWIDFLTTEPLSFASLDRWSGTVGELLDSMFDPTVDYTDLAWITEQWPGKVVVKGVQTLEDARRCAELGVDGIILSNHGGRQLDRAPVPFHLLPAVAAELGDSTEILLDTGIMSGADIVAAIALGARSTLVGRAYLYGLMAGGEAGVERAITILGDEVRRTMRLLGANSLDELGPGHVTQLTRMQPLPRPGQEVRR
- a CDS encoding DNA-directed RNA polymerase subunit beta', whose amino-acid sequence is MLDVNFFDELKIGLATADDIRNWSYGEVKKPETINYRTLKPEKDGLFCEKIFGPTRDWECYCGKYKRVRFKGIICERCGVEVTRAKVRRERMGHIELAAPVTHIWYFKGVPSRLGYLLDLAPKDLEKIIYFAAYVITEVDEEQRHNEQSTLEAEITSEKKVLADQRDVDLENRAKKLEDDLAVLEAEGAKADQRRKVKDGGEREMRQIRDRAQRAIDELDEIWTTFVKLAPKDMIVDEKLYRELQDRYGEYFKGAMGAEAIKKLIENFDIDAEAEILRETIRSGKGQKKLRALKRLKVVAAFQQSGNSPLGMVLDAVPVIPPELRPMVQLDGGRFATSDLNDLYRRVINRNNRLKRLIDLGAPEIIVNNEKRMLQESVDALFDNGRRGRPVTGPGNRPLKSLSDLLKGKQGRFRQNLLGKRVDYSGRSVIVVGPQLKLHQCGLPKLMALELFKPFVMKRLVDLNHAQNIKSAKRMVERQRPQVWDVLEEVIAEHPVLLNRAPTLHRLGIQAFEPQLVEGKAIQLHPLVCEAFNADFDGDQMAVHLPLSAEAQAEARILMLSSNNILSPASGRPLAMPRLDMVTGLYHLTTKKDEAKGAYTPAAKDQPETGVYSSPAEAIMAVDLGDLSIQAPIKVRLEHQRPSAEVEAELFDGAWTRGQAWTAETTLGRVLFNELLPADYPFVDEQMPKKRQAVIINDLAERYPMIVVAQTVDKLKDAGFYWATRSGVTVSMSDVLVPPSKKGILDHYEERADGIERKYARGALTSGERRDALVEIWKQATEEVGKAIDDFYPADNPIIMIPKSGATGNLTQVRNLAGMKGLVTNPKGEFIPRPIKSSFREGLTVLEYFINTHGARKGLADTALRTADSGYLTRRLVDVSQDVIVRETDCGTSRGIVVPLAEVQADGSLIRDAHVETSAYARTIAEDAVAKDGTVVVERGHDLGDPQIEALLEAGIAEVKVRSVLTCTTGTGVCATCYGRSMATGKLVDIGEAVGIVAAQSIGEPGTQLTMRTFHQGGVGDDITGGLPRVTELFEARVPKGKAPIAEVSGRIRLEDDDRFYTITITPDDGSEEVVYDKISKRQRLRVFKHEDGTERLLADGDHVQVGQQLLEGAADPHEVLRVMGPRQVQVHLVNEVQEVYRSQGVSIHDKHIETIVRQMLRRVTIIDSGSTEFLPGSLTERSEFESENRRVVAEGGEPAAGRPVLMGITKASLATDSWLSAASFQETTRVLTDAAINTRSDKLVGLKENVIIGKLIPAGTGINKYRNIQVQPTEEARAAAYSVPTFDDQYYGPEGAFGAPSGAAVPLDDYGFSDGYR